Proteins encoded by one window of Clostridium cagae:
- a CDS encoding family 14 glycosylhydrolase — protein MKCINKNFKKYLGFMLAVMIAFMLFLSSNTCAYASSINKNYKAYVMAPLEKIEDWNKFKNQLITLKNKGVYALTTDIWWGEVESKGDNQFDWNYYKTYANIVRESGLKWVPILSTHQCGGSVNNTDSKKKEIKIPLPSWLWSQDTADNMQIKDEIGQWDKETLSPWWSGTENQYAELYSSFASNFSDYKDIIAKIYLSGGASGELRFPSYSFKGYPTRGYLQCYSGAAIADFQNSIKNKYTTISSVNDAWNTNLTSFEEITPPTDGDNFFENGYKTTYGKDFFKWYQGVLEKHLNKIASIAHENFDPVFDVRIGAKVAGIHWLMNSPNMPHSAEYCAGYCNYNSLLDEFKESNLDLTFTCLEMNDSKAYDPECYSTPKSLVINIANLAKEKGLRMFGENGLVIENNNQSYENCAEMLYNYDFSGFTILRLANLFNDDGTAKAELDSFANIVVNKPVPVTFTIDNVNLNNGENLYLTGDGWEMSNWTTGLYPSQFNYKDGKATVTVNLAEGNNYEFKAIKKDSNGKVIWENGGNHSYTVPTNGGECNFSWNN, from the coding sequence ATGAAATGTATAAATAAAAATTTCAAAAAATATTTAGGATTTATGTTAGCAGTAATGATAGCGTTTATGTTATTTTTATCTTCTAATACTTGTGCATATGCATCATCTATTAATAAAAATTATAAAGCCTATGTAATGGCTCCGTTAGAAAAAATAGAGGATTGGAATAAATTTAAAAATCAATTAATAACTCTAAAAAATAAAGGTGTATACGCCCTTACAACAGATATTTGGTGGGGAGAGGTTGAAAGTAAAGGTGATAATCAATTTGATTGGAACTATTATAAAACATATGCCAATATTGTTCGTGAATCTGGATTAAAATGGGTTCCTATATTATCTACACATCAATGTGGTGGTAGTGTAAATAATACAGATTCAAAGAAGAAAGAAATAAAAATACCGTTACCTTCATGGTTGTGGTCACAAGATACTGCTGATAATATGCAAATTAAAGATGAGATAGGTCAATGGGATAAAGAAACTCTTAGCCCTTGGTGGTCTGGAACTGAAAATCAATATGCTGAACTTTATTCTTCATTTGCATCAAATTTTAGTGATTATAAAGATATTATAGCTAAAATTTATCTTTCAGGTGGAGCATCAGGTGAGTTAAGATTTCCTTCTTATTCTTTTAAGGGGTATCCAACACGTGGATATCTACAATGTTATAGTGGTGCAGCCATAGCAGATTTTCAAAATTCAATAAAAAATAAGTATACAACTATTTCTTCTGTAAATGATGCTTGGAACACAAATTTAACAAGTTTTGAAGAAATAACTCCTCCTACTGATGGAGATAATTTTTTTGAAAATGGTTATAAGACAACTTATGGTAAAGACTTTTTTAAATGGTATCAAGGAGTTCTTGAAAAACATTTGAATAAAATAGCTTCAATAGCACATGAAAATTTCGATCCAGTTTTCGATGTTAGAATAGGCGCTAAAGTAGCAGGAATTCATTGGCTTATGAATAGTCCAAATATGCCACATTCAGCAGAATATTGCGCAGGATATTGTAATTATAACTCTTTACTTGATGAATTTAAAGAATCAAATCTTGATTTAACTTTTACATGCCTTGAGATGAATGATTCAAAGGCATATGATCCTGAGTGTTATTCAACACCAAAAAGCCTTGTTATAAATATTGCAAATTTAGCTAAAGAAAAAGGTTTGAGAATGTTTGGAGAAAATGGATTAGTGATTGAAAATAATAACCAATCATATGAAAATTGTGCTGAAATGTTATATAATTATGATTTTTCAGGATTTACCATTTTAAGATTGGCAAATCTTTTTAATGATGATGGTACAGCAAAAGCTGAACTTGATTCTTTTGCAAATATTGTTGTAAACAAACCCGTTCCAGTAACATTTACAATAGATAATGTTAATTTAAACAATGGAGAAAATTTATATCTAACAGGAGATGGATGGGAAATGTCTAACTGGACTACTGGATTATATCCATCACAATTTAATTATAAAGATGGAAAAGCAACAGTAACTGTAAATCTTGCTGAAGGTAATAATTATGAATTTAAAGCTATAAAGAAGGATAGCAACGGAAAAGTAATTTGGGAAAATGGAGGTAATCATTCTTATACTGTTCCAACAAATGGAGGAGAATGTAATTTTAGTTGGAATAATTAA
- a CDS encoding DUF5105 domain-containing protein, translating into MKNFKKLTTVLLSTLMLVTMITGCNKKVAPPEDFAKAFYDLAVYVNLDAITSLGMSVDEANTVKAEYEKALKGKIRNDLISNGLQCTDEQVNLLYDAQLTAQKKATCTIETITSDEKTAVVKIKTTHINIQGIGESAANDTIKEVQNMNITDTNVALAKALELYIAKFTEVCNNTEASSDTLENTFTFKKMKDDKNIEAWVPDNPVTFGNQVATMINQ; encoded by the coding sequence ATGAAAAATTTCAAAAAACTAACCACAGTACTTTTATCTACTTTAATGCTTGTAACTATGATAACAGGATGCAATAAAAAAGTTGCTCCACCAGAGGATTTTGCTAAAGCGTTTTATGATTTAGCAGTATATGTAAATTTAGATGCTATAACATCTTTAGGAATGAGTGTTGATGAAGCAAACACAGTAAAAGCAGAATATGAAAAAGCACTTAAGGGTAAAATTAGAAATGATTTAATATCAAATGGTCTTCAATGTACAGATGAGCAAGTGAATTTACTTTATGATGCTCAATTAACTGCACAAAAGAAAGCAACTTGTACTATAGAAACAATAACAAGTGATGAGAAAACTGCAGTCGTTAAAATAAAAACAACTCATATAAACATACAAGGTATTGGTGAATCGGCTGCTAATGATACCATTAAAGAAGTACAAAATATGAATATTACCGATACTAACGTAGCATTAGCTAAGGCATTAGAACTTTATATTGCAAAGTTTACAGAGGTTTGCAATAATACTGAGGCATCAAGTGACACTCTAGAAAATACATTTACTTTTAAGAAGATGAAGGATGATAAAAATATAGAAGCATGGGTTCCTGATAATCCAGTTACCTTTGGAAATCAAGTAGCAACTATGATAAACCAATAA
- a CDS encoding DUF5661 family protein: MKFNHWTILKSRGETNKTSFTVEEAKKIANALNIDFSKEKFDLQQFAMGINVELEHGTRFPNANVTNNDPILTGKIALAHLMEIPDYYTRLKKLEDEAKSYWSKIL, translated from the coding sequence ATGAAATTTAATCATTGGACCATATTAAAATCTAGAGGAGAAACTAACAAAACCTCATTTACTGTTGAGGAAGCAAAAAAAATAGCTAATGCTTTAAACATTGATTTTTCAAAAGAAAAATTTGATTTACAACAATTTGCAATGGGAATAAATGTAGAACTAGAACATGGAACAAGGTTTCCTAATGCTAATGTTACAAATAATGATCCTATTTTAACTGGAAAAATAGCATTAGCTCATTTAATGGAAATACCTGATTACTATACACGATTAAAAAAACTAGAAGATGAAGCTAAGAGTTATTGGAGTAAAATTTTATAG
- a CDS encoding methyl-accepting chemotaxis protein yields MKSIKTKILIPIFLISIFFLSFMFIEFTEIKSNLSLVNEMESKYFTTALKADELKLNVVQVQQWLTDISATRASEGFDDGFDEAEKYAKNVQLLIDDLKELNSKNIQEIEAINTDFKPYYESGKTMANAYITSGPNEGNNYMESFDKTAESINDKVDKFKIASYENVQVSIQNIQKSIEKTLVLIAVAVVILIAIIVFSSIYITKNIVNPINKILSKLKSIANNSGDLTQSIDFVSNDEIGQLANNFNLMQGSFRNIIKIIVEESNNVEIKVSETSSSIKTLSTLIDDVYATTEQLASGIEETSASTEEINAVVTEINSNIEAIAVKAKDEAEDSLLIKERANNLKDIAISSKETAEKINIQTQQRVLDAIKKSKEVEKINVLSESILQITSQTNLLALNAAIEAARAGEAGKGFSVVAEEIRKLAEDSKSTASEIKTINDVIINAVENLANTSKEILEFINTNVINDYEMIVKTGEQYSEDAIKINNITTDFSNISNKITISMNDVVKSIDDISASSTELASGTNNITENMHIISNNSDNVVKTVKDVTINTNKLIDTVSNFKI; encoded by the coding sequence ATGAAAAGTATAAAGACAAAAATATTAATACCAATTTTTTTAATTTCAATATTTTTCTTAAGTTTTATGTTTATTGAATTTACTGAAATAAAAAGCAACTTAAGTCTAGTGAATGAAATGGAATCTAAGTATTTTACTACAGCATTAAAGGCAGATGAATTAAAACTTAATGTGGTACAAGTTCAGCAATGGCTTACTGATATAAGTGCTACAAGAGCTTCTGAAGGATTTGATGATGGATTTGATGAAGCTGAAAAATATGCTAAAAATGTTCAGTTACTTATAGATGATCTTAAAGAATTAAACTCTAAAAATATACAAGAAATTGAAGCTATAAACACAGATTTTAAACCATATTATGAATCTGGTAAAACAATGGCCAATGCTTATATTACTAGTGGTCCTAATGAAGGAAATAATTATATGGAAAGTTTTGATAAAACTGCTGAATCCATAAATGATAAAGTTGATAAGTTTAAAATTGCTTCATATGAAAATGTACAAGTATCAATTCAAAATATACAAAAATCAATTGAAAAAACATTGGTGTTAATTGCAGTTGCAGTTGTAATTTTAATAGCTATAATAGTATTTTCATCTATCTATATAACTAAAAATATTGTTAATCCAATAAATAAAATATTATCTAAATTGAAATCAATAGCTAATAACAGTGGAGATTTAACTCAAAGTATTGATTTTGTTAGTAATGATGAGATTGGTCAATTAGCTAATAATTTTAATTTAATGCAAGGTTCTTTTAGAAATATAATAAAAATAATTGTTGAAGAATCTAATAATGTTGAAATCAAAGTAAGTGAAACCAGTTCATCTATTAAAACTTTATCTACTTTAATAGATGATGTATATGCAACTACAGAGCAACTTGCCAGTGGTATTGAAGAAACTTCAGCCTCTACTGAAGAAATCAATGCCGTTGTTACTGAAATTAATTCAAATATTGAAGCAATTGCAGTAAAAGCCAAAGATGAGGCTGAAGATTCATTATTAATAAAAGAACGAGCAAATAATCTAAAAGATATAGCTATATCATCTAAAGAAACAGCAGAAAAGATTAATATACAAACTCAGCAAAGGGTCTTAGATGCTATTAAAAAATCTAAAGAAGTGGAAAAAATTAATGTATTATCAGAATCTATTTTGCAAATCACATCTCAAACTAATCTTTTAGCATTAAATGCAGCCATTGAAGCTGCACGCGCTGGAGAAGCAGGAAAAGGCTTTTCAGTGGTTGCTGAAGAAATACGAAAACTTGCTGAAGACTCAAAAAGTACGGCATCAGAAATTAAAACTATTAATGATGTTATTATAAATGCAGTAGAAAACTTAGCTAATACTTCAAAAGAAATATTAGAATTTATAAATACTAATGTTATAAATGATTATGAAATGATTGTTAAAACTGGTGAACAATACAGTGAAGATGCAATAAAAATTAATAATATTACAACTGATTTTAGCAATATATCTAATAAAATAACTATTTCTATGAATGATGTTGTTAAATCAATAGATGATATAAGTGCATCTAGTACAGAACTAGCTAGTGGTACAAATAATATTACTGAAAATATGCATATTATTTCTAACAATTCAGATAATGTGGTTAAAACAGTTAAAGATGTAACTATTAATACTAATAAATTAATTGACACTGTTAGTAATTTTAAAATATAA
- a CDS encoding metal-dependent transcriptional regulator — MKENFHTVRGYENINSTRKLLTPAMEDYLEMIYRCSLEEKSIRLNRIAQMLNVRDSSASKMMKKLGDLALINYEKYGVIELTENGTTLGKYLLDRHIIIEKFLKYLGGREEVLIETELIEHVISGETVENIKMLNMFLENNSDVLKKYNKFKTFNKTLK, encoded by the coding sequence GTGAAAGAAAATTTTCATACAGTAAGAGGATATGAAAATATAAATTCAACTAGGAAATTATTAACTCCTGCTATGGAAGATTACTTAGAAATGATATACAGATGCAGTCTTGAAGAAAAATCAATTAGATTAAATAGAATAGCCCAAATGTTAAATGTTAGGGATTCATCAGCATCTAAAATGATGAAAAAATTAGGAGATTTAGCACTTATAAATTATGAAAAGTATGGAGTTATTGAACTCACTGAAAATGGTACAACTTTAGGTAAGTATCTTTTAGATAGACATATAATAATAGAAAAATTTTTAAAATATCTAGGTGGAAGAGAAGAAGTACTTATAGAAACTGAATTAATAGAACATGTTATAAGTGGTGAAACCGTAGAGAACATAAAGATGTTAAATATGTTTTTAGAAAATAATTCTGATGTACTAAAAAAGTATAATAAATTTAAAACTTTTAACAAAACACTGAAATAA
- a CDS encoding DUF488 domain-containing protein, whose amino-acid sequence MEIYTIGHSNYSVERLIDMLKHYDIDTVVDIRGTPYSKYNIQFNKETIQRTLTQSGFIYIYMAEEFAANRGTKISYTGEGYSDFERVVNESSFLKGVDRLKNGINKGYKIALLGAMQDPIRCHRSILVGRFLRNKGFNVKHILDNYSIGTQEDMEKNLLDKYFSKRAQLTMDSLLGNEFSEEEMIRESYRIANREIGFRVERLDKPTKSIFKL is encoded by the coding sequence ATGGAAATATACACAATAGGACATTCTAACTACTCTGTAGAAAGATTAATTGATATGTTAAAGCATTATGATATTGATACTGTTGTTGATATAAGAGGAACGCCATACTCCAAGTATAATATTCAATTTAATAAAGAAACAATACAAAGAACTTTAACTCAATCTGGATTTATATATATTTATATGGCAGAAGAATTTGCTGCTAACCGAGGCACAAAAATATCTTATACAGGAGAAGGATACTCAGATTTTGAAAGAGTAGTAAATGAATCATCTTTTTTAAAAGGTGTGGATAGATTAAAAAATGGAATAAACAAAGGTTATAAAATAGCATTACTTGGAGCTATGCAAGACCCAATAAGATGCCATAGGAGTATACTTGTTGGCAGGTTTTTAAGAAATAAAGGATTTAATGTTAAACATATACTAGATAACTATTCTATAGGAACACAAGAAGATATGGAAAAAAATCTTTTAGATAAATATTTTAGTAAGAGGGCTCAACTTACAATGGATAGCTTATTAGGAAATGAATTCAGTGAAGAAGAAATGATAAGAGAAAGCTACAGGATTGCTAATAGAGAAATTGGATTTAGAGTTGAAAGGTTAGACAAACCAACAAAAAGTATTTTTAAATTATAG
- the feoB gene encoding ferrous iron transport protein B has translation MGLTKQSTGTNALDKDLNIVRTSKDDKVIALAGNPNVGKSTVFNNLTGLNQHTGNWPGKTVTNATGKYIHNKKDFILVDIPGTYSLMANSVEEEVARDFICFGNPDATVVIVDATCLERNLNLVLQTLEITENVLVCVNLMNEAKRKGIVINLEKLSSLLGVPVVGTSANIGKGLKELKDEIYNLSFNSINKNTISIKYNSFIEESILLIEKSLPDNLKDKINTRWLSLKLLEGDLTLLSSIDNYIGFNLLDDTGISKAIYNAKEYLKINGLDENMLRDDIVTTLVRIAEKVSKDVVAFSLEKYNDFDRKIDKVLTSKKFGIPIMILLLAIIFWITITGANVPSEMLATGLFWIQDKLSAFLFSLGAPVWLEGVLIQGVYRTLAWVVSVMLPPMAIFFPLFTLLEDLGYLPRIAYNLDNFFKKSCACGKQALTMCMGFGCNAAGIIGCRIIDSPRERLIAIITNNFVPCNGRFPTLIAIITMFFAGMFVGPFQSIASTLILTCVILLGVFMTLTISKILSKTILKGIPSSFTLELPPYRKPQVGKIIVRSIFDRTLFVLGRAIVVAAPAGLVIWLMANLNVNGLSILTHCANFLNPFAHLIGLDGYILMAFILGFPANEIVIPIIIMSYMATGSIIELSSTAQLHSLLVENGWTWLTAVCVMLFSLMHWPCSTTCLTIKKETQSLKWTAISFLVPTITGITICFIVTSIVRLLGLA, from the coding sequence ATGGGGTTAACTAAACAGTCTACTGGCACTAATGCTTTAGATAAAGATTTAAATATTGTTAGAACCTCTAAAGATGATAAAGTAATTGCACTTGCTGGTAATCCTAATGTTGGTAAAAGTACAGTTTTTAATAATTTAACTGGATTAAATCAACATACAGGTAACTGGCCTGGAAAAACAGTAACTAATGCTACTGGGAAGTATATTCATAATAAAAAAGATTTTATTTTAGTTGATATTCCTGGCACATATTCTCTTATGGCCAATTCAGTTGAAGAAGAGGTAGCTAGAGATTTTATATGTTTTGGAAACCCTGATGCTACTGTTGTTATTGTTGATGCTACATGCCTTGAAAGAAACTTAAATCTAGTACTGCAAACACTTGAGATAACTGAAAATGTTTTAGTTTGTGTTAATTTAATGAATGAAGCTAAACGAAAAGGTATAGTGATAAATTTAGAAAAACTTTCGTCTTTATTAGGTGTTCCAGTAGTAGGCACAAGTGCAAATATTGGCAAAGGGCTTAAAGAGTTAAAAGATGAAATTTATAATTTATCTTTTAATAGTATAAATAAAAACACTATTAGTATTAAATATAATTCATTTATAGAAGAGTCTATATTATTAATTGAAAAATCACTTCCAGATAACTTGAAAGATAAAATAAATACTAGATGGCTTTCTTTAAAACTATTAGAGGGTGATTTAACATTATTGTCTTCAATAGATAATTATATTGGATTTAATTTGTTAGATGATACTGGTATTTCAAAGGCTATTTATAATGCTAAAGAATATTTAAAAATTAATGGATTAGATGAAAATATGCTTAGAGATGATATTGTAACAACATTAGTACGTATCGCTGAGAAAGTAAGCAAAGATGTAGTGGCTTTTAGTCTTGAAAAATATAATGATTTCGATAGAAAAATAGATAAAGTTTTAACTTCTAAAAAATTTGGTATTCCTATAATGATATTACTTTTAGCTATAATATTTTGGATAACTATAACAGGAGCTAATGTACCATCTGAAATGCTTGCTACTGGATTGTTTTGGATTCAAGATAAGCTTTCAGCTTTCCTATTTTCTTTAGGGGCTCCTGTATGGTTAGAGGGTGTATTAATTCAAGGTGTGTATAGAACTCTTGCTTGGGTTGTTTCTGTAATGTTACCTCCTATGGCAATATTTTTTCCACTCTTTACTTTGCTTGAAGACTTAGGCTACTTGCCTAGGATTGCTTATAATTTAGATAATTTCTTTAAAAAATCATGTGCTTGTGGAAAACAAGCTCTTACAATGTGTATGGGATTTGGTTGTAATGCAGCAGGAATAATTGGATGTAGAATAATAGATTCCCCAAGAGAAAGATTAATTGCTATTATAACAAATAACTTTGTTCCATGTAACGGACGATTCCCTACTTTAATTGCTATTATTACAATGTTTTTTGCAGGCATGTTTGTAGGACCATTTCAATCAATAGCATCTACCCTAATCTTAACTTGTGTAATACTTTTAGGGGTATTTATGACACTTACAATTTCTAAAATATTATCAAAAACTATTTTGAAAGGAATTCCTTCTTCATTTACTTTAGAATTACCACCTTATCGTAAACCACAAGTTGGTAAGATAATAGTTAGATCAATTTTTGATAGAACCTTATTCGTTCTTGGAAGAGCTATCGTTGTTGCCGCACCAGCTGGTTTAGTTATCTGGTTAATGGCAAACTTAAATGTTAATGGACTTAGTATATTAACTCACTGTGCTAATTTTCTTAATCCATTTGCTCACCTTATAGGATTGGATGGATATATACTTATGGCATTTATATTAGGGTTTCCTGCCAATGAAATTGTAATTCCAATAATCATTATGAGCTATATGGCAACAGGAAGCATAATTGAATTGAGTAGTACAGCACAGCTTCATAGCTTGCTTGTTGAAAATGGATGGACTTGGCTTACTGCTGTGTGTGTAATGCTTTTTTCTTTAATGCATTGGCCTTGCAGTACCACATGTTTAACAATAAAAAAAGAAACTCAAAGTTTAAAATGGACAGCTATTTCATTTTTAGTTCCAACTATTACTGGAATCACTATATGTTTTATTGTTACATCGATAGTTAGACTGCTTGGACTCGCTTAA
- a CDS encoding TraX family protein translates to MEYIKKGIDGFTIKILALILMTFDHIGEFMPYSMNIPVWFHWLGRIVAPLFIFMVVEGFYHTHDRKKYIRRLYIWSVIMTLGNTLIQKIMPHPNEIAIINNIFATMFLITIFLQGIEFIKKSKVEKNTKYMLLGVSFIVGPLLIGIIVALTLAFLPMTLIQIIIILIPTPFLVEGGIAWIVLGIILYLCRGKKIALSISYIVFTVFIFVSGAHGDYSLSNSFLINYQWIMIGALPFMLLYNDQKGRGMKYLFYVYYPIHVYLLYILGILLIK, encoded by the coding sequence ATGGAATATATAAAAAAAGGAATTGATGGATTTACTATCAAAATATTAGCACTTATATTAATGACATTTGATCATATAGGAGAATTTATGCCTTATTCAATGAATATTCCTGTATGGTTTCATTGGCTAGGAAGAATAGTAGCACCCCTATTTATATTTATGGTTGTAGAAGGATTTTATCATACTCATGATAGAAAAAAATATATTAGAAGATTATATATTTGGTCTGTTATTATGACACTAGGAAATACTCTTATCCAAAAGATTATGCCACATCCAAATGAAATAGCTATAATTAATAACATATTTGCAACAATGTTTTTGATTACGATTTTTTTACAAGGAATAGAATTTATAAAGAAATCTAAAGTTGAAAAAAATACAAAATATATGCTTTTAGGAGTATCATTCATTGTAGGACCATTATTAATAGGAATTATTGTTGCATTAACTTTAGCATTTTTACCAATGACTTTAATACAAATAATTATCATATTAATACCAACACCATTTTTAGTGGAGGGTGGAATTGCTTGGATAGTTTTAGGAATAATATTATATTTATGTAGAGGTAAAAAGATAGCATTAAGTATCTCATACATAGTATTCACTGTATTTATATTTGTATCTGGAGCTCATGGAGATTATAGTTTAAGTAATAGCTTTTTAATTAATTATCAATGGATTATGATAGGAGCATTACCATTCATGTTATTATATAATGATCAAAAGGGTAGAGGGATGAAATATTTATTTTATGTATATTATCCTATACATGTGTACCTGCTATACATATTAGGAATTTTATTAATAAAATAG
- a CDS encoding SdrD B-like domain-containing protein, producing MNKYNFDDDCTKKNSDYLISGTVYIKNYYNASPAGNLSCSIVELYTCDNVFLKRLITDSCGKYCFNNLSSGKYKIRVITNDNYELAQDTSNSNFDLCTGLSNVLTINNNSIYNFNILLIPVFDCSDCC from the coding sequence ATGAATAAGTATAATTTTGATGATGATTGCACTAAAAAAAATTCTGACTATTTAATAAGTGGAACTGTCTATATAAAAAATTATTATAATGCTTCTCCAGCAGGAAATTTATCTTGCTCTATAGTAGAATTATATACTTGTGATAATGTATTTTTAAAAAGGCTTATAACTGATTCATGTGGGAAGTATTGCTTCAATAATCTTTCATCAGGAAAATATAAAATTAGAGTTATTACAAATGATAATTATGAATTAGCACAAGATACCAGTAACTCTAATTTTGATTTATGCACAGGATTATCTAATGTTCTAACTATTAATAATAATTCTATTTATAATTTTAATATTTTACTAATACCTGTTTTTGATTGTTCTGATTGTTGTTAA
- a CDS encoding zinc ribbon domain-containing protein, with protein MSKEKGKAIERNEDISITYWDLQKTNANSYISNYQIEKCPYCNEHLEKNFKYCPHCGKEIKQ; from the coding sequence ATTTCAAAAGAAAAAGGTAAGGCCATTGAAAGAAATGAGGATATATCAATAACTTATTGGGACTTGCAAAAGACAAATGCTAACTCGTATATAAGTAATTATCAAATAGAAAAATGTCCTTACTGCAATGAACATTTAGAAAAAAATTTCAAATATTGTCCTCATTGCGGAAAAGAAATAAAACAATAA
- the fliB gene encoding flagellin lysine-N-methylase: protein MKVNTFIPKYMEKFKCIGRKCTDTCCAGWDINIDEDTYSKYINSKCELKELVQGKFSENNNEHDTFNHGFMILKEGDRCPFLNSNMLCDIHGNIGEENLCITCKRYPRVFNIVDEVYEKSGLPSCEEICFKAFLNKDKMEFIEVEEDLDEDSIEIRRIVDSQSFDGTESLLQYFWDIRVISINIMQLRSFSIDERLNILTKFYTELQRFTVLNDYDALEELLEEFNDESINYDCLKGTEFKENNKFFTMLADEQLINNIRSFKLKECVAEYKNGILKVKDISKYLENNTDFVNYIKEYNYIFENYIVNQIFKDLIPFNKGQNLLQSINILNNSYKIIQAYIIGISLNSNNKITEKDIIRVIQALSKDIEHNKVFKELLES, encoded by the coding sequence ATGAAAGTAAATACTTTTATACCTAAATACATGGAAAAATTTAAATGTATAGGACGTAAGTGTACTGATACATGTTGTGCAGGATGGGATATAAATATAGATGAAGATACATACAGTAAATATATTAACAGTAAATGTGAGCTTAAAGAGTTAGTACAAGGAAAGTTTAGTGAAAATAATAATGAACACGATACTTTTAACCATGGATTTATGATACTTAAAGAGGGGGATAGATGCCCTTTTTTAAATTCAAATATGCTTTGTGATATACATGGAAATATAGGCGAAGAAAATCTTTGTATAACTTGTAAGAGATATCCTAGAGTATTTAATATTGTAGATGAAGTATATGAGAAAAGTGGATTGCCTTCATGCGAAGAAATATGTTTTAAAGCATTTTTAAATAAAGACAAAATGGAATTTATTGAAGTAGAAGAGGATCTAGATGAAGATAGCATTGAAATAAGAAGAATAGTTGATAGTCAATCATTTGATGGAACAGAAAGTCTTCTTCAATATTTTTGGGATATAAGAGTAATCTCTATAAATATTATGCAATTAAGAAGTTTTTCAATAGATGAAAGATTAAATATACTTACTAAATTTTATACAGAATTACAAAGGTTCACTGTTTTAAATGATTATGATGCATTAGAAGAACTTTTAGAGGAGTTTAATGATGAATCTATAAATTATGATTGTTTAAAGGGTACAGAATTTAAGGAAAACAATAAGTTTTTTACCATGTTAGCTGATGAACAACTTATAAATAATATAAGAAGTTTTAAACTTAAGGAGTGCGTAGCAGAATATAAAAATGGTATTTTAAAAGTGAAAGATATATCTAAATATTTAGAAAATAATACTGATTTTGTTAATTATATAAAAGAGTACAATTATATTTTTGAAAATTATATAGTAAATCAGATTTTTAAAGATTTAATTCCTTTTAACAAAGGACAAAATTTATTACAAAGTATTAATATATTGAATAATAGTTATAAAATAATACAAGCATATATAATTGGTATTTCACTAAATTCTAATAATAAGATAACAGAAAAAGATATTATACGAGTTATTCAGGCTTTGAGTAAAGATATAGAACATAATAAGGTGTTTAAAGAATTATTAGAAAGTTAA
- a CDS encoding FeoA family protein, translating into MDDHSLSNIISLNKLPLGNKCKVNKLEADGIIRRRFLDLGLINGTEVESLGQSPSGDPIAYLIRGAVIAIRSEDASKILVETL; encoded by the coding sequence ATGGATGATCATTCTTTAAGTAATATAATTTCACTTAATAAACTCCCTTTAGGGAATAAATGCAAAGTAAATAAATTGGAGGCCGATGGAATAATTAGGCGAAGATTTTTAGATCTTGGATTAATAAATGGTACTGAAGTTGAATCTTTAGGACAAAGTCCATCTGGAGATCCTATTGCATATTTAATAAGAGGAGCCGTTATAGCAATTAGATCTGAAGATGCTTCTAAAATTTTAGTGGAAACACTTTAA